The Caulobacter vibrioides sequence TGGGGCAAGCCGGGGACCTCGTTCCTCCAGTATCGAACCGATGCGGTGGAATGCGCCTACGAGGCTCAGACCAAGGCGCCGGTGTCGATCCCGACCGTCGACCTGACCTACATGACCGACGCCGCGCAACCTGACGCGCAGCCGACCCAGGACCTGACGCAGCCCAACATGGACGTCACCGCCCTGGTGGACTACGCCGCGCGGGCCCAACTGCACATGAGCAAGACGTGGCGTGAGGTCGCTCGGCAGCTGGAACCGGCGCTGGAAGCGTGCCTGCGCAATCGGGGCTATGGCCCCTTCCGGCTTGAAAAGGACCAGATCGAGCAGCTCAAGCGCCTGCCCGCCGGCTCGCGCGCACGGCAGGTCTATCTTTGGAACCTGTCCTTGAACGGCAAGCCAGACATCGGCAGACCGCAGCGACGCCGCTAGGGCCTGCCGGGCTTAGATGGACCCCTCCAGCGCTACAGGGCTCTAGCCGGCGGCGTCGGGCCGCATGCACGCGGCCTCGACCACCGTCTCGTCGAACGCGCCCGCCTCGGGCTTGGCCCAGCCGTCGTCGTCGAACTTGAAGGCCACAGGCTCGCCGCCGAGATTGTTCTCCGGATAGCGATAGACGGCCAGGCTACGGAATGAGCGCGTCTTGCAATCGACGTCCTTGGCCAAGCGCTCGGAGCGGAACGTGAGGCCCGCCTCTGTCTGTGGCAGCCGAAACTCGTGGCGAACCCAGAC is a genomic window containing:
- a CDS encoding surface-adhesin E family protein, translated to MIGMLTAVLLLSGQAGAPGTLPKDDAAKVDSVTITATDKKPSPMPPWSRKIEGIGWPFLGVGEDKSVMMFAKTGKTPAGADYQRVWVRHEFRLPQTEAGLTFRSERLAKDVDCKTRSFRSLAVYRYPENNLGGEPVAFKFDDDGWAKPEAGAFDETVVEAACMRPDAAG